A region from the Stutzerimonas stutzeri genome encodes:
- a CDS encoding HAD family hydrolase — translation MDGTLTIAVHDFPAIKRALDIPPDDDILHHLAALPADEAASKRAWLLEHERELAYAATAATGARELLHALRERGCRLGVLTRNAHELALVTLQAVGMGDYFASDDILGRDEAPPKPDPGGLLHLADRWSVAPSELVMVGDYRFDLECAKAAGARSVLVNLPENLWPELTDLHARDCLQLRGMLAG, via the coding sequence ATGGACGGCACCCTGACCATCGCCGTGCACGATTTTCCGGCGATCAAGCGGGCCCTGGACATTCCCCCGGACGACGACATCCTCCATCACCTCGCCGCGCTGCCTGCCGATGAAGCGGCCAGCAAGCGCGCCTGGCTGCTCGAGCACGAGCGTGAACTGGCCTATGCCGCGACGGCAGCAACCGGTGCCCGTGAGTTGCTGCACGCGCTGCGTGAGCGCGGTTGCCGCCTCGGCGTCCTGACCCGCAACGCCCACGAGCTGGCACTGGTCACGTTGCAGGCGGTGGGAATGGGCGACTACTTCGCTAGCGACGACATCCTCGGCCGCGACGAAGCACCGCCGAAGCCCGACCCTGGTGGCCTGCTACACCTGGCGGACCGCTGGTCCGTGGCGCCGAGCGAACTGGTGATGGTCGGCGACTACCGCTTCGACCTGGAATGCGCCAAAGCGGCGGGCGCGCGAAGCGTGCTGGTAAACCTGCCGGAAAATCTGTGGCCGGAGCTGACCGATCTGCATGCCCGCGATTGCCTGCAACTGCGCGGCATGCTGGCGGGGTAG
- a CDS encoding DEAD/DEAH box helicase, protein MTFASLGLIDPLLRTLESLDYTKPTPVQAKAIPAVLKGRDLMAAAQTGTGKTAGFALPLLQRLLQEGPQVTSNSTRALVLVPTRELAEQVHESFRTYGQHLPLRSYAVYGGVSLNPQMMALRKGVDVLVATPGRLLDLYRQNAVKLAQVQTLVLDEADRMLDLGFSEELDALFSALPKKRQTLLFSATFSDAIRQMAQKLLRDPLSIEVSPRNAAAKTVKQWLVPVDKKRKSELFMHLLADTRWGQVLVFVKTRKGVDQLVDELQAAGIASDAIHGDKPQASRLRALERFKAGEVQVLVATDVAARGLDIHDLPQVVNFDLPIVAEDYVHRIGRTGRAGASGEAVSLVAADEVDQLAAIETLIGQVLPRHDEPGFVPDHRVPTTQPGGQIIKKPKKPKQPKAGAAKGRVHLGNWFDESEKPNAKPIRKVPSLGGGKPAKKR, encoded by the coding sequence ATGACCTTCGCCTCCCTGGGCCTGATCGATCCGCTGCTGCGCACCCTCGAATCGCTCGATTACACCAAGCCGACGCCGGTCCAGGCCAAGGCCATCCCCGCTGTGCTCAAGGGTCGCGACCTGATGGCTGCGGCGCAGACTGGCACCGGCAAGACCGCCGGTTTCGCCTTGCCGCTGCTGCAGCGCCTGCTCCAGGAAGGTCCGCAGGTAACCAGCAACTCGACCCGCGCGCTGGTGCTGGTGCCGACCCGTGAACTGGCCGAGCAGGTGCACGAGAGCTTTCGCACCTACGGGCAGCATCTGCCGCTGCGCAGCTATGCGGTCTACGGCGGGGTCAGCCTCAATCCGCAGATGATGGCCCTGCGCAAGGGCGTCGACGTGCTGGTGGCCACACCTGGCCGGCTGCTGGATCTTTACCGGCAGAACGCCGTGAAGCTCGCTCAGGTACAGACGCTGGTGCTGGACGAGGCCGACCGCATGCTCGACCTGGGCTTTTCCGAAGAGCTGGACGCGCTGTTCAGTGCTCTGCCGAAAAAGCGCCAGACGTTGTTGTTCTCCGCCACCTTCTCCGACGCGATCCGGCAGATGGCGCAGAAGCTGCTGCGCGATCCGCTGTCCATCGAAGTCAGCCCGCGCAACGCCGCCGCCAAGACCGTAAAACAATGGCTGGTGCCGGTGGACAAGAAGCGCAAGTCCGAACTGTTCATGCATCTGCTGGCCGACACGCGCTGGGGTCAGGTGCTGGTGTTCGTCAAGACGCGCAAGGGGGTCGATCAGCTGGTGGATGAGTTGCAAGCTGCCGGCATAGCCAGCGATGCGATTCACGGTGACAAGCCACAGGCCTCACGGCTGCGCGCGCTGGAACGCTTCAAGGCCGGCGAAGTGCAGGTTCTGGTGGCCACCGATGTGGCGGCGCGCGGGTTGGATATCCACGACCTGCCGCAGGTGGTCAACTTCGACCTGCCGATCGTCGCCGAGGACTACGTGCATCGCATCGGTCGTACGGGCCGCGCCGGCGCCTCTGGCGAGGCGGTTTCGCTGGTGGCCGCCGATGAAGTGGATCAGTTGGCGGCCATCGAAACCCTGATCGGCCAGGTTCTGCCACGTCACGACGAGCCGGGGTTCGTTCCCGACCACCGCGTGCCGACCACGCAGCCCGGCGGGCAGATCATCAAGAAACCGAAAAAACCGAAGCAGCCCAAGGCCGGCGCCGCTAAGGGCCGCGTTCACCTGGGCAACTGGTTCGATGAAAGCGAGAAGCCCAACGCCAAACCGATCCGCAAGGTGCCGAGCCTGGGCGGAGGGAAGCCGGCGAAAAAGCGCTAG
- a CDS encoding TIGR03862 family flavoprotein, producing the protein MLPNPMPSRIAIIGGGPAGLMAADVLSQAGVAVDLYDAMPSVGRKFLLAGVGGMNITHSEAFDPFVARYRERAQALRPLLEAFGPEQLREWIHGLGIATFVGSSGRVFPADMKAAPLLRAWLRRLRDAGVQIHTRHRWLGWDDDSRLRLQGPDGELSVSADAILLALGGGSWARLGSDGAWVALLAEHGIALSPLRPANCGFEVDGWSEHLQERFAGAPLKTVSLALAGSAPRKGEFVITASGIEGSLVYALSAEIRQAIEQNGSATVQLDLLPDHSLEKIGRALAKPRGSQSMAKHLKRQLGLDGVKAALLRELAPADAFDDAPRLANLIKALPIVLRRARPLDEAISSAGGVPFEELDHGLMLHRLPGVFCAGEMLDWEAPTGGYLLTACFASGRAAAAGMLRWLADRPSRG; encoded by the coding sequence ATGCTTCCGAACCCTATGCCTTCCCGCATCGCCATCATCGGTGGCGGCCCCGCCGGGCTGATGGCTGCCGACGTGCTGAGCCAGGCCGGTGTTGCGGTCGACCTCTACGACGCCATGCCCTCGGTTGGCCGCAAGTTTCTGCTGGCCGGCGTCGGCGGGATGAACATCACCCATTCCGAAGCGTTCGATCCGTTCGTGGCGCGCTACCGCGAACGCGCCCAGGCGTTGCGTCCGTTGCTCGAGGCGTTCGGCCCCGAACAGCTGCGTGAGTGGATACATGGGCTGGGCATCGCTACCTTCGTCGGCAGCTCCGGCCGTGTGTTTCCCGCCGACATGAAGGCCGCCCCGCTGCTGCGGGCCTGGCTGAGACGGCTACGCGATGCCGGCGTGCAGATTCATACACGCCACCGTTGGCTGGGCTGGGACGACGACAGCCGCCTGCGCCTGCAAGGGCCGGATGGCGAGCTGTCCGTCAGCGCCGATGCCATCTTGCTCGCTCTGGGCGGCGGCAGCTGGGCGCGCCTGGGCTCCGACGGCGCCTGGGTCGCGCTGCTGGCCGAGCACGGCATTGCCCTCTCGCCATTGCGACCGGCCAATTGCGGCTTCGAGGTGGACGGCTGGAGCGAGCATTTGCAGGAAAGATTCGCCGGCGCGCCGCTGAAAACCGTCAGCCTCGCGCTCGCCGGCAGTGCACCCCGCAAGGGCGAATTCGTCATCACCGCCAGCGGCATCGAAGGCAGCCTGGTCTACGCGCTGTCGGCCGAGATCCGCCAGGCGATCGAGCAAAATGGCAGCGCGACGGTCCAGCTGGACCTGCTCCCCGACCATTCGCTGGAAAAGATCGGTCGTGCGCTGGCCAAGCCCCGTGGTTCGCAATCGATGGCCAAGCACCTCAAGCGCCAGCTCGGCCTCGACGGCGTCAAAGCCGCGTTGCTCCGGGAGCTGGCGCCGGCGGACGCCTTCGATGACGCGCCGCGTCTGGCCAACCTGATCAAGGCGCTGCCGATCGTTCTGCGGCGCGCACGACCGCTGGACGAAGCAATCAGCAGCGCCGGAGGGGTGCCGTTCGAAGAACTGGATCACGGATTGATGCTGCATCGGCTACCCGGCGTGTTCTGTGCCGGAGAAATGCTCGATTGGGAAGCACCCACGGGCGGCTATCTGCTCACCGCCTGTTTTGCCAGCGGACGTGCGGCAGCAGCCGGCATGCTGCGCTGGCTAGCGGATCGCCCGTCGCGCGGCTGA
- a CDS encoding histone deacetylase family protein: protein MPLPLIFHDDYSPPLPPGHRFPMEKFRLLRDHLVASGLTTDQALLRPEPCPRELLALAHDRTYVERYCSGDMSREELRRLGLPWSPQLAQRTVRAVGGSLLAADLALRHGLACHLAGGTHHAHHDHASGFCIFNDLAVIALSLLESGRVGRVLIFDCDVHQGDGTARILEQVPDAVTVSLHCEKNFPVRKARSDWDIGLTPGLGDADYLKVVDDTLNYLLPLYQPDLVIYDAGVDVHRDDALGLLNLSDDGLAMRDSAVIEHCLGRDIPVVGVIGGGYDKDRALLARRHAQLHFSAAEAWRRHGLH from the coding sequence ATGCCGCTACCGCTGATATTTCATGACGACTACAGCCCGCCGCTGCCACCGGGACACCGCTTCCCGATGGAGAAGTTCCGGTTGCTGCGCGATCACCTGGTCGCCAGCGGTTTGACCACCGACCAGGCCCTGTTGCGCCCCGAACCCTGTCCACGCGAGCTGCTCGCGCTCGCCCATGACCGCACCTATGTCGAGCGCTACTGCAGCGGCGACATGAGCCGCGAAGAGCTGCGTCGGCTAGGCCTGCCCTGGAGCCCGCAACTGGCCCAGCGCACCGTGCGCGCCGTCGGCGGTTCGCTGCTGGCCGCCGATCTGGCGCTGCGACACGGGTTGGCTTGTCATCTGGCCGGTGGCACCCATCACGCCCATCATGATCATGCCTCGGGATTCTGTATTTTCAATGACCTGGCGGTCATCGCGCTTTCGCTGCTGGAAAGCGGCCGTGTCGGCCGGGTCCTGATCTTCGATTGCGACGTGCATCAGGGCGACGGCACGGCGCGCATCCTCGAACAGGTGCCAGATGCGGTGACCGTGTCGCTGCATTGCGAAAAGAACTTCCCGGTGCGCAAGGCACGCAGCGACTGGGATATCGGGCTCACGCCCGGCCTTGGCGACGCCGACTACCTGAAGGTGGTCGACGACACGCTGAACTACCTGCTGCCGCTGTACCAGCCGGACCTGGTGATCTACGACGCCGGCGTGGATGTTCATCGTGACGATGCGCTGGGCTTGCTGAACCTCAGCGATGATGGCCTGGCGATGCGCGATAGCGCAGTCATCGAGCATTGCCTTGGGCGGGACATCCCGGTGGTCGGAGTGATCGGCGGCGGCTACGACAAGGACCGCGCCCTGCTCGCCCGGCGCCATGCCCAGCTGCATTTCAGCGCCGCCGAGGCGTGGCGGCGCCACGGACTGCACTGA
- the yedF gene encoding sulfurtransferase-like selenium metabolism protein YedF, which translates to MSQATPNLSLDLRGEHCPYNAIATLETLATMQPGQLLEVVTDCSQSVHGIPEDTRAKGYECQVEQHGSLFRFLIRIPA; encoded by the coding sequence GTGAGCCAGGCCACACCGAATCTATCGCTTGATCTGCGCGGCGAGCATTGCCCGTACAACGCCATCGCCACGCTGGAAACCCTGGCGACCATGCAACCCGGCCAGCTGCTGGAAGTGGTGACCGACTGTTCGCAGTCGGTGCATGGCATACCGGAAGACACTCGGGCCAAGGGCTACGAATGCCAGGTCGAACAGCACGGTTCGCTGTTTCGCTTCCTGATCCGCATCCCCGCCTAG
- the yedE gene encoding selenium metabolism membrane protein YedE/FdhT encodes MSFLSDFRERYLVRFWSPLPALVALGVASAYYFAITGTFWAVTGEFTRWGGHVLAWLGYQPQEWSYFKILGLSGTPLDRVDGVMIIGMLLGALCTALWANNVSLRWPTSKRRLLQGLAGGIVAGFGARLAMGCNLAAFFTGIPMFSLHAWAFMLATVGGAWIGVKICLLPFLRTPLKVGSQASSLFGDPQATQRRAARQARIGVAVAALALVFMAWRFDTSLVLGMAVLFGLVFGGLIERAQICFTSAARDLWTTGRTRAAYGILLGMVVACIGTFGAIALGASPKIFWMGPNAIIGGVLFGIGIVVAGGCETGWMYRAMEGQVHFWVVGIGNVIGGTLVAVYWDELGNSLALPYPKVNLLQTFGPANGLLLTLVGLAIAMLLVHLNARRFQARRSQSTRSTAREPGHTESIA; translated from the coding sequence ATGTCCTTTCTCTCCGATTTCCGGGAGCGCTACCTCGTGCGCTTCTGGTCACCCTTGCCTGCCCTGGTGGCCCTGGGTGTCGCTTCCGCCTACTACTTCGCGATCACCGGCACCTTCTGGGCCGTCACGGGTGAGTTCACCCGGTGGGGCGGCCACGTGCTCGCCTGGCTGGGCTACCAGCCGCAGGAATGGAGTTACTTCAAGATCCTCGGCCTGTCGGGCACACCGCTCGACCGCGTTGATGGGGTGATGATCATCGGCATGCTGCTCGGCGCGCTGTGCACCGCGTTGTGGGCGAACAACGTCAGCCTGCGCTGGCCGACCAGCAAGCGCAGGCTGTTGCAGGGCCTGGCGGGCGGCATCGTCGCCGGCTTCGGCGCGCGCCTGGCCATGGGCTGCAACCTGGCGGCGTTCTTTACCGGTATCCCGATGTTTTCGCTGCATGCCTGGGCGTTCATGCTGGCCACGGTAGGCGGTGCCTGGATCGGCGTGAAGATCTGCCTGCTGCCGTTTCTGCGCACACCGCTCAAGGTGGGCAGCCAGGCCAGTTCGCTGTTCGGCGACCCACAGGCGACCCAGCGTCGTGCCGCCCGGCAGGCACGGATCGGTGTCGCGGTCGCGGCGCTGGCGCTGGTGTTCATGGCCTGGCGTTTCGACACCTCGCTGGTGCTGGGCATGGCCGTGTTGTTCGGGCTGGTCTTCGGCGGGCTGATCGAACGTGCGCAGATCTGTTTCACCAGTGCTGCGCGTGATCTCTGGACCACCGGTCGCACCCGCGCCGCCTACGGCATCCTGCTGGGCATGGTGGTCGCCTGCATCGGCACCTTTGGCGCGATCGCCCTGGGCGCCAGCCCGAAGATCTTCTGGATGGGCCCCAACGCTATCATCGGTGGTGTGCTGTTCGGCATCGGCATCGTCGTGGCTGGCGGTTGCGAGACGGGCTGGATGTACCGCGCCATGGAAGGTCAGGTGCATTTCTGGGTGGTCGGCATCGGTAATGTCATCGGCGGCACGCTGGTCGCGGTCTACTGGGACGAGCTCGGCAACTCGCTGGCGTTGCCTTATCCGAAGGTCAACCTGCTGCAGACGTTCGGCCCCGCCAACGGTCTGCTGCTGACCCTGGTCGGGCTGGCCATCGCCATGCTGCTGGTGCACCTCAATGCCCGTCGTTTCCAAGCCCGTCGTTCCCAATCAACCAGGAGTACTGCCCGTGAGCCAGGCCACACCGAATCTATCGCTTGA
- a CDS encoding AzlC family ABC transporter permease produces the protein MSNTDTELHELSGKSIWAGFKQLTPISLFVIVFGLAFGLAATQAGLGNDSSLLMSALVFAGASQFASLELWGAQVPVLPLVVTVFAVNARHLLMGATLYPYLRHLPPAKRYAVMFVVSDANWAMSMQAFGQGKPGLGILFGGGLALWSFWVLGTWLGLYFGSAIHDPVSLGLDMVMGCFLLAMVVGGKKNLRMLVVWIVAGCASMLAYWYLPANSHVVVGALAGGLLGALWMAESK, from the coding sequence TTGTCGAATACCGATACCGAGCTGCACGAACTCAGCGGCAAAAGCATCTGGGCCGGTTTCAAACAGCTGACACCCATATCGCTGTTCGTCATCGTTTTTGGCCTGGCGTTCGGCCTCGCGGCGACGCAGGCGGGGTTGGGCAACGACTCCAGCTTGCTGATGAGCGCACTGGTCTTCGCCGGCGCTTCGCAGTTCGCATCGCTCGAACTATGGGGCGCGCAGGTTCCGGTGTTGCCGCTGGTGGTCACCGTGTTTGCCGTCAATGCCCGACACCTACTGATGGGGGCTACGCTGTACCCCTATCTGCGGCATTTGCCCCCGGCCAAGCGCTATGCGGTCATGTTCGTCGTTTCGGATGCCAATTGGGCCATGTCCATGCAGGCGTTCGGTCAGGGCAAGCCGGGGTTGGGCATCCTGTTCGGCGGCGGGTTGGCGCTCTGGTCCTTCTGGGTATTAGGCACCTGGCTGGGGCTGTATTTCGGCAGTGCCATTCATGACCCGGTCAGTTTGGGGCTGGACATGGTCATGGGCTGTTTCCTCCTGGCCATGGTCGTGGGCGGCAAGAAGAACCTGCGGATGCTGGTCGTCTGGATCGTCGCGGGCTGCGCGTCGATGCTGGCGTACTGGTACCTGCCGGCCAACAGCCATGTGGTGGTCGGTGCGCTTGCCGGCGGCCTGCTCGGGGCGCTGTGGATGGCGGAGTCGAAGTGA
- the tesB gene encoding acyl-CoA thioesterase II: MTDTLDTLVSLLSLERIEENLFRGASQDLGFPQLFGGQVVGQALSAASQTVAPERHVHSMHGYFLRPGDSHQPVVYDVDRVRDGGSFTTRRVSAVQKGQTIFTCSASFQADETGYEHQLPMPDVEGPENLLSEWELLHKLTPLVPPRVAEKLRRPKPIEIRPVTLQDPINPQPIEPIRHIWFRADGSLPDNPALHKYLMAYASDFSFIGTALQPHGVSSWSKFIQLASLDHSIWFHREVRADDWLLYTMDSPWAGNARGFARGSIFNRAGQLVASVAQEGLIRVREDWK, from the coding sequence ATGACCGACACCCTAGACACGCTGGTGAGCCTGCTGTCGCTGGAACGCATCGAGGAAAACCTGTTCCGTGGCGCCAGCCAGGATCTGGGTTTCCCACAGCTGTTCGGCGGTCAGGTGGTCGGCCAGGCGCTGTCCGCCGCCAGCCAGACTGTGGCGCCGGAGCGCCATGTGCATTCCATGCACGGCTATTTCCTCCGTCCCGGCGATTCGCACCAGCCGGTGGTCTACGACGTCGACCGGGTCCGCGATGGCGGCAGTTTCACCACCCGCCGGGTCAGCGCCGTCCAGAAGGGCCAGACCATCTTCACCTGCAGCGCCTCGTTCCAGGCCGACGAGACCGGCTACGAACATCAGTTGCCGATGCCGGATGTCGAGGGCCCGGAGAATCTGCTCAGCGAGTGGGAGCTGCTGCACAAGCTGACACCGCTGGTGCCACCGCGCGTAGCGGAAAAACTGCGCCGGCCCAAGCCCATCGAGATCCGCCCGGTGACCCTGCAGGATCCGATCAATCCGCAGCCCATCGAGCCGATTCGCCACATCTGGTTCCGCGCCGATGGTTCGCTGCCGGACAACCCGGCGTTGCACAAATACCTGATGGCCTATGCTTCGGACTTCAGCTTCATCGGCACCGCATTGCAGCCGCACGGGGTGAGCTCGTGGAGCAAGTTCATCCAGCTGGCCAGCCTCGACCACTCCATCTGGTTCCACCGAGAAGTGCGCGCCGACGACTGGCTGCTCTACACCATGGACAGCCCCTGGGCCGGCAACGCCCGTGGTTTCGCCCGTGGCAGCATCTTCAATCGCGCCGGTCAGTTGGTCGCCTCGGTGGCCCAGGAAGGGCTGATTCGTGTACGTGAGGACTGGAAGTGA
- the trxA gene encoding thioredoxin, whose amino-acid sequence MSQTPYIFDVTSANFEQLVLENSFHKPVLVDFWAEWCAPCKALMPLLAKITEEYQGELVLAKVNCDIEQEVVARFGVRSLPTVVLFKDGQPVDGFAGAQPESAIRAMLQPHVQAPPAPEADRLAAAQALFAEGRIGDAEEQLKQLLAEDNENAAALILYARCLAERGELGEAETVLNAVKGDEHKQALAGARAQLTFLRQANDLPEVADLKSRLAQNSEDDEAAYQLAVQQLARQQHEAALDGLLKLFVRNRSYADGLPHKTLLQVFDLLGSDHPLVTTYRRKLYQALY is encoded by the coding sequence ATGAGCCAGACGCCTTATATCTTCGACGTCACCAGCGCCAACTTCGAGCAACTGGTGCTGGAAAACTCCTTTCACAAGCCGGTCCTGGTGGACTTCTGGGCCGAGTGGTGCGCACCGTGCAAGGCACTGATGCCGCTGCTGGCGAAAATCACCGAGGAGTATCAGGGCGAGCTCGTGCTGGCCAAGGTCAACTGCGACATCGAGCAGGAGGTGGTGGCACGCTTCGGCGTCCGCAGCCTGCCCACCGTGGTGCTGTTCAAGGACGGCCAGCCGGTCGACGGTTTCGCCGGCGCCCAGCCCGAGTCGGCCATTCGCGCCATGCTGCAACCCCACGTACAGGCCCCGCCGGCACCCGAAGCCGACCGGCTGGCAGCGGCCCAGGCGCTGTTCGCCGAGGGCCGTATCGGCGATGCGGAAGAGCAACTCAAGCAGTTGCTGGCCGAAGACAACGAAAACGCCGCCGCGCTGATCCTCTATGCCCGCTGCCTGGCCGAGCGCGGCGAACTGGGCGAGGCCGAAACGGTGCTCAATGCAGTCAAGGGAGACGAACACAAGCAGGCGCTGGCCGGCGCCCGCGCACAGCTGACCTTCCTGCGCCAGGCCAACGACCTGCCGGAAGTCGCCGACCTGAAGAGCCGCCTGGCGCAGAACTCCGAGGATGACGAAGCGGCCTACCAGTTGGCCGTGCAACAACTCGCTCGCCAGCAGCACGAAGCAGCACTCGATGGCCTGCTCAAGCTGTTCGTGCGCAACCGGAGCTACGCCGACGGGCTGCCACACAAGACGCTGTTGCAGGTGTTCGACCTGTTGGGCAGCGATCACCCGCTGGTCACGACCTACCGCCGCAAGCTTTACCAAGCGCTGTATTGA
- a CDS encoding NYN domain-containing protein: MKKIALFADVQNLYYTVRQAHGCHFNYAALWAEVSARGEIVEAYAYAIDRGDPKQQQFQQILRNLGFTVKLKPYIQRSDGSAKGDWDVGITIDVLDAAPRVDEVVLASGDGDFDLLLDRVRAGGAEATVYGAPGLTANSLVRAASRYVPIEGALLLR; encoded by the coding sequence GTGAAGAAGATCGCCCTGTTTGCCGATGTGCAGAACCTCTATTACACGGTGCGCCAGGCCCACGGCTGCCACTTCAACTATGCCGCGCTGTGGGCCGAGGTGAGCGCCCGTGGCGAGATTGTCGAGGCGTATGCCTACGCCATCGACCGGGGTGACCCCAAGCAGCAGCAATTCCAGCAGATCCTGCGCAACCTGGGCTTCACGGTGAAGCTCAAACCTTATATCCAGCGCAGCGATGGTTCCGCCAAGGGCGACTGGGATGTTGGCATCACCATCGATGTGCTGGATGCCGCACCGCGTGTCGACGAGGTGGTGCTGGCGTCGGGCGACGGTGACTTCGACCTGCTGCTCGACCGCGTGCGCGCCGGCGGCGCCGAGGCGACGGTCTATGGCGCGCCCGGCCTGACTGCCAACTCGCTGGTTCGCGCCGCCAGCCGTTACGTGCCGATCGAAGGCGCATTGCTGCTGCGCTAG
- a CDS encoding YciC family protein has translation MNVLSILRDAWFFYSRNLLSIARLCLPLIVLESCTRLAVSRLFGEDAPAAQDLLIGMVFYPLYIGALILYLDARSRGYSPPPREVLKRAVPLWPRMAVLAGLGTLLIMLGASLFVLPGLWVMVKIAFAEYLLVLRGMTPLEALKQSFLQTRGHFLLLLGCILAVLLPLWLLEAWLAAQFWAEPASPGPLSVLVDSAVGLLQLLATVVLFRCFMLCSEPAIDLDERS, from the coding sequence ATGAATGTCCTGTCCATCCTCCGTGACGCCTGGTTCTTCTATTCCCGCAACCTGCTGTCGATCGCACGGCTCTGCCTGCCATTGATCGTGCTGGAAAGCTGTACCCGCCTGGCCGTCAGCCGGCTGTTCGGCGAGGATGCGCCAGCGGCGCAGGACCTGCTGATCGGCATGGTGTTCTACCCGCTCTACATCGGCGCGCTGATCCTGTATCTGGACGCCCGCAGCCGTGGATATTCGCCGCCGCCACGTGAAGTGCTGAAACGCGCCGTGCCGCTATGGCCGAGGATGGCTGTACTGGCTGGGCTGGGCACGCTGCTGATCATGCTCGGCGCTTCGCTGTTCGTGCTGCCGGGCCTGTGGGTGATGGTCAAGATTGCCTTCGCCGAGTACCTGTTGGTGCTGCGCGGCATGACGCCGTTGGAGGCTTTGAAGCAGAGCTTCCTGCAGACACGCGGGCATTTCCTCCTGCTGCTCGGCTGCATCCTCGCGGTGCTGTTGCCGTTGTGGCTGCTCGAAGCCTGGCTCGCGGCGCAATTCTGGGCCGAGCCCGCGTCTCCCGGGCCGTTGAGCGTGCTGGTCGACAGCGCCGTCGGGCTGCTGCAACTGCTGGCGACCGTGGTGCTGTTCCGCTGCTTCATGCTCTGCAGCGAGCCGGCCATCGACCTCGACGAAAGAAGTTGA
- a CDS encoding GNAT family N-acetyltransferase: protein MERIELDTPRLRLRGWHDTDLDPLADMCADPQVMRYFPAPLSRDECAVAMARCRIHFVRHGFGFWALERKDDGCFIGFTGLAWSRLQQPFCPAVEIGWRLAREHWRQGLAREAAQASLACAFERLQLPEVVAYTAAVNDPSRQLMRALGMRHDHGGDFEHPDLPGGHALRTHVLYRMTRDDWFDTRR from the coding sequence ATGGAACGCATCGAACTGGATACGCCGCGGCTGCGGTTGCGCGGCTGGCACGACACCGACCTGGACCCATTGGCTGACATGTGCGCCGACCCACAGGTGATGCGTTATTTCCCGGCACCGCTGTCGCGTGACGAGTGCGCGGTGGCGATGGCGCGTTGTCGGATTCACTTCGTCCGCCATGGCTTCGGCTTCTGGGCGCTGGAGCGCAAGGACGACGGTTGCTTCATCGGCTTCACCGGGCTGGCCTGGAGCCGGTTGCAACAACCGTTCTGCCCAGCCGTCGAGATCGGCTGGCGGCTGGCTCGCGAGCACTGGCGCCAGGGGTTGGCCCGGGAAGCCGCGCAGGCGTCCCTGGCCTGCGCCTTCGAGCGCCTGCAACTGCCGGAAGTCGTGGCCTACACGGCTGCGGTCAACGATCCATCCAGACAGCTAATGCGCGCTCTGGGAATGCGCCACGACCACGGAGGCGACTTCGAGCATCCGGACCTGCCCGGCGGGCACGCGTTGCGCACTCACGTCCTGTACCGGATGACGCGCGACGATTGGTTCGATACCCGACGTTAG
- a CDS encoding VOC family protein, with the protein MADQNPSILSHVSLGSNRFEQAAGFYDQVLATLGCKRIMAHPGAIAWGREYPEFWLQTPIDGQPASVGNGTHIGFFAADKTSVDAFHRAALDAGATDEGAPGPREEYGAPYYGCFVRDLDGHKIEAAYWDLELMEKLYGSASTT; encoded by the coding sequence ATGGCCGATCAGAACCCCAGCATCCTGTCCCACGTATCCCTCGGCAGTAACCGTTTCGAGCAAGCCGCAGGTTTCTATGACCAGGTCCTCGCGACCCTGGGCTGCAAGCGCATCATGGCCCACCCGGGAGCGATTGCCTGGGGCCGCGAATATCCCGAGTTCTGGCTGCAGACGCCGATAGACGGCCAGCCGGCCTCGGTCGGCAACGGCACGCATATCGGCTTCTTCGCCGCCGACAAGACATCGGTCGACGCCTTCCATCGTGCCGCCCTGGACGCCGGTGCAACGGATGAAGGCGCACCGGGCCCCCGCGAAGAATACGGCGCGCCCTACTACGGCTGCTTCGTGCGCGACCTCGACGGTCACAAGATCGAAGCCGCCTACTGGGACCTGGAGTTGATGGAGAAACTCTACGGCAGCGCCTCGACCACTTAA
- a CDS encoding AzlD family protein yields MTLETAGSGALVIILIMAVVTLVTRWGGVFVMSFVPINRRTEQFISAMSGSVLVALLTPMAVNGDNGARLAFLVTAVTMLLLKKPLPAIAAGIIAVALFRQL; encoded by the coding sequence GTGACGTTGGAAACCGCGGGTTCCGGTGCGCTGGTCATCATCCTGATCATGGCCGTGGTCACTCTGGTGACGCGCTGGGGTGGGGTGTTCGTCATGTCGTTCGTACCCATCAACCGCCGGACCGAGCAATTCATCAGTGCGATGTCCGGTTCGGTGCTGGTGGCCTTGCTGACGCCGATGGCGGTGAATGGGGATAACGGTGCGCGCCTGGCGTTTCTGGTGACAGCGGTGACCATGCTGCTGCTCAAGAAGCCGCTGCCGGCGATTGCTGCCGGGATCATCGCCGTAGCGCTGTTCCGGCAGCTTTGA